ttttgttgacaacattttttttttaattcgttttttatatattatttttatttatttttaaattttattttgaaaaaataatataatttgccaagttatttggtttccttaattaaaagatactagatttaaaatgacaattttctattggttagtGAACCTAAAAGGTTCACCttaggggtgaacccaagaataactctaatGCAAAATAAGGAAGACTCATCAAATAAggaatgaaatatataaaattgaatgACTTGTTTGTTATATGATTCAAACAATGTTTGTTATATGATTCAAACAATGATTCAAACAATGATGCATGAATTCAAACAAGGATTTAGgggtttacccaaagatttagggtttacccaaggatttagggtttaggatttgagtttagggtttagtattagagtttagggtttagtgttttgttgacaacatttttttttttttaattcgttttttatatattatttttatttatttttaaattttatttttaaaaaataatataatttgccaagttatttgatttccttaattaaaagatactagatttaaaatgacaattttctattggttagtGAACCTAAAAGGTTCACTttaggggtgaacccaagaataactctaatGCAATATAAGGAAGACTCATCAAATAAggaatgaaatatataaaattgaatgACTTGTTTGTTATATGATTCAAACAATGATGCATGAATTGACCATGGCTGGTACTATTATATCAATAACAATAagattctataatttttttttttttttttttttgttcaaagatTCTATAATTTTCATGTGTAGAAATTATGTCAATAATGCAAGATAAGAAAAGTTGATCAAATAAGGAAGGGTCGGCGATTTATTTCTCTACGAAAATGAATATCAAAAGTTTGACCATGATTTGATGCAGTTAATTTATAGatactattttctttttgtataaaTCATTCCAATATTGTCGaatttagtttagaaaaaatatttactaaatatcTCCATCCAGTCACTCTCCAATCAACCCATGCTCGACGACCACTCATTAAAAATGTCaataatcaaattttattcaaaaacaataattaGCTGGTGTTTAGTTGTCTTTTTTCCAGTATTAGTTATGTCTGTAACTTCTCTCTAAAATTgaaaatgatataatatttaaaattgtacCAAACGAAAACGAACAATAATCAAAATTCATCTTACATATGTAAATGTGAATGCGTGTGGGTCTATATAAATACATTACAATTGTGTGACTATCATTTAAAGCATAAAGCAAACACATAatccaaacacaaaaaaaaaaaaaacaaaataaatgggtttctctccatcttcttcctGGTTTCTTCACCCTGAGCTTCATCATGTTGTTTCCAAGATGTCTCTCTTTGATACCTTTTTGTTCTATGTAAGTACGTCTCTAAGATTATTAATATAATCTACAATCATTCTTTATCTTGTAGGAAAACTATCAAAtcaataacaataattttttgataagtattttattataatcaatttttttttttaaatatagattGTGCACTTAGTGGACAAGCTAGGGTTATGGCATAGGTTTCCAGTGTTATTAGGAGTAGCTTACTTGGGGATACGAAGACATTTACATCAACGTTACAATCTGGTACACGTCGGTGGTATCAACGGCCAGGGTTACGACACCGATGAGTTCTCTTATCGTACGGCTGATGGCAAGTGTAACCATCCCTCCGATGACTCTGTCGGTAGCCAAGGCACCTTTATTGGCCGGAATATGCCTCTATGTACTTCTCAGTACGGTGTAAGTCATTTTCTTTCCTCTCTTTGTATTTACAATCACAATTACATAACATGCAAATTAGTTTCAGACAAGTTAAGTATTTGTAGTTTTGATCAAATTGTAAATATGCTGTATCGATTATAGCGTAATGAAACAGTAGAACCAAATCTTGTGACGCGCTTCTTTGCTTATCTCTACTCACTAGTGGTTGAAATGAtgtatgattttcttttgctttaagTTTGTATATCTCTTTGGAATAAAGTTTTTGTTTGTTAGAaaagtgtttttgtttttgcatgattagtaatataatattttctttttctcaaaaaatataatatttcttttgcATGATCACCAATATGTGTATATAACTTATTGACCATTACAGATTTTGGATCCACATCCAAGTGTTGTGGCTACAAAGTTGTTGGCGAGAAAGAGATTCATAGACAATGGGGACCAATTCAACGTGATAGCTTGTTCTTGGATTCAGTTCATGATCCATGATTGGGTTGATCATTTAGAAGACACCCACCAGGTTTTTATTCTTTTGAATCTAACCACTTAAATATTCAacattttacaattttatcCCTCAACTCTAGATTTCttttcatttgaaaattttaaggtTATATACTAATCACCAATTTAAAACCTCGAACAGATAGAGCTTGAAGCTCCAGAAGAAGTAGCAGGTGGATGTCCATTGAAGTCATTCAAGTTCTTGAGAACGAAGAAAGTTCTCTCTGGTGATCACCACAAAACTGGTGCTGTCAACACTAGAACTCCTTGGTGGTACGTATTTGCATTCAAATATGTGCTTAGTTgttgtttaattattattgGAGTTTGATCTTATGAATACTTTTGAAATAGGGACGGGAGTGTAGTTTATGGAAATGATGAGGCTGGAATGAGAAGAGTAAGGGTTTTCAAGGACGGGAAACTAAAACTCTCCGGTGATGGTTTACTGGAGAGGGACGAAAGAGGTGTTCCGATCTCCGGTGACATAAGAAACAGTTGGTCAGGTTTCTCTCTGTTGCAAGCCCTCTTTGTCAAAGAACACAACTCTGTTTGCGAAATGCTCAAAGTAAGTTAGGGTTTGTCTTTCTTGTGTTGCAAGCCAACTCTGTTTTATACAGAATCACGCTTAACTTTTAACTCTCTTTTTCAGGAACGTTATCCAGATTTTGACGATGAGAAACTCTACAGGACTGCTAGATTGGTGACAGCAGCGGTTATCGCTAAGGTTCACACAATTGATTGGACAATAGAACTCTTGAAGACAGATACACTTACAGCTGGAATGAGGATCAATTGGTATGGATTCTTAGGGAAGAAAGTGAAGGACACGATTGGAGCAAGATTTGGTCCAATACTTAGTGGATTAGTTGGTATGAAGAAACCTAGAGATCATGGAGTTCCTTACTCTCTAACCGAAGAGTTCGTTAGTGTCTACAGGATGCATTGTCTTCTACCAGACACACTTAGCCTCCGACATATTAGATCTGAGAGTGTAGACAAAGCAAACCCTGCAATAGAGCGAGAGTAAGACACTTTGAATGTTTTGGTACACTGTTTAGACTGGTCCAAAATCAGTTTTTGTTAACCTATAAAGATGTTTTTAACAGGGTACCGATGACTGAACTGATTGGGAAAGAAGGAGGAACAAAGGATTCGCGAATCGGTTTTGAGCAGTTGCTTGTTTCAATGGGACACCAATCTTGTGGTGCACTGACATTGTGGAATTACCCTAACTGGATGAGGAACCTTGTGGCTCAAGATATTAATGGAGACGATAGAACTAACCTTATCGATATGGCTGCCTTGGAGAGTAAGTCAACTCAAATGAATGCTTCCTCTTGTTCTTCTATATTTATCGATCTGGTTTGATTATCAGTTTATAGAGATCGGGAGAGAGGAGTTCCTCGATACAACGAGTTCAGAAAGAATCTGCTGATGAGTCCAATCAACAAATGGGAAGATCTAACAGACAGTGAAGAAGCTATCAAGGTTTTAAAGGAAGTGTACGAAGGCGATATCGACAAGCTTGACTTGAACGTGGGACTACATGCAGAGAAGAAGATCAAAGGATTCGCCATTAGCGAAACTgctttcttcatcttcctcctcgTTGCCTCCAGGTTatataatcaattttaaaaacagaggagTTTCTTGCGTAACAAGTAACTAAACTGACTTGACTTGATTTGGTTTGATTAACGTATGATTAGGAGGTTAGAAGCAGATCGTTTTTTCACGACAAATTTCAACGAGAAGACGTATACTAAAGAAGGGTTAGAGTGGGTTAATACAACAGAGTCTTTAAAGGATGTAATAGACCGACACTTCCCTAGTTTAACGAACAAGTGGATGCGATGTACGAGCGCTTTCTCAGTCTGGAGCTCAGATCCTGACCCAACCAATTGGCTTCCTTTGTACCTTCGGTCCGCGCCATAAGCCGTTATATGTCTCGTGGTGCATGTGTGTATGTGTCACGTGGTTAGTTCCTTGGTCTATCCTTTTTGGTGGGTGACTTGGATTAAGATCGTACATATGAATAAATCATATGAGAGTAGAAGAGGTTTAGTCATTACTACTCATGAGTCTGTTCGCTTAACAAAAACATCTACCCCTATTTCTCGTTGTAAAACTCAACTACAATTTCCAACagtatttttaaacttttttctcattccattaatgtttttttttcaaatattaccaaaaaaatacatCCATAAATATGTAGATGGATGCCATTAATTTAGTAGTTTGAATAATAGTTCATTATGTGTTTTAGTGAGCTCTGTTGTTGGAATGTCAGAGAGTACAATTTTTCATCATTTATACTGATGAAGACATGGTTATAAGAGATGTTCAAtgtaatgcaaaaaaaaaaaaaaattaggcaaAAATCTTTTTAAGACGATTCAGTGTAGTAGATGTAATGTGATGAATGTAGAATTGTTAGGTGTTGTGTGGATGTGGAACTGTCCAATATAGGGTTTTGATAGAATTATCCATTGTCAAACCATTAGTGTATattcttaaaattattaatgGAACAATAATCTAAAAAAGAtaactaaatttattaaatattattataatgcTACAACATTCAAACTCAAATTCTGAGAGTGAGAAACCGCAGGTTTGCTTCTACAACTCTGTATAAGAacaaatatagataaaaaaactAAGTATTGTGTAGAGATGCAACTTTCTCAACTATCTCATCTTGTTCCTCTGCTATGGCGTCCTGCAATATAACACAACAACGCTTTACATTTATCGCACAAGAAGAGTGTTTACAAATTTTTCAGTGACTAACCTACAAAATCTTTTCATCTACAGAAATGAAGTTTTCCTTTTATATACCTCAATGTTGGTTTTAGATTGGACACCTATACATTTAGAACCACTGATACTAGCGCTTTTCATCAGGTTACGTGCACTGTATCCTCCTCCATTATCTGTACCTTCAGGTTGTTGTGAAGCTTTGGGACTGTCTAGGGTTGATGCTACAACAGCTGATATTCTTCTCTCAATAACGTTGCTCCTTTCTTCATCTGTCTCATTTTTTGGTGCAGGAACTCTTTCTCTGAAAATGCAATGCAAGCACATCAATAATGCTGGTTGGTTTTGTTATATAGTGAAAAGACTAGTTGATGCGCAAACAATAGTTTGTAAATTTTTTGGTCTATTTGTACCTTGGTAAAGAAGCATGCTGTCTCTGAAGCGCGGTACTTCTTCCACCCTGACCTTGATTTTCTTCAAGATGAGCAAACTGCCTCCTAAATCTATCTACCCCACTGTACCGTCAAATGAATATTCTTAGCATGATGTTCTCTTTCATATTAGTTTcaaaatgatatataattttagtcATTTAATTTAAGGATCAATTGTCTAACCTGGGGTACATGAAGCTGAGGTCATTGCCACCACGAAGGTATTCCTCCTGCATCTGAGGATGATACTCCAGTATCTATGTTTTTCCCCAGATAAAAATAATCCATTAGCACCATTTAGAGGAGAGAATCAAAACCAAAGAAGAGAATGTAGAAAGCTCAAAACCTCTCTGTAGATTAACTCTCTGACATCATCTTTTGTTAACTTCTTTCTCTCAAACTCAAATTCAAGCTTTGAGATCGGCTGTGTCGATGGTTCCCTCTCTGAACTTGAAACACCATTAAAATATGGATCAGCCAGTGCCTGCAAATACAAGCAAAATGAGATATCATAAAAAGTGAACAtagaatttcatttttttcttagaaattTCACATCTTCTAGTTTCTACATCAATTTTCCGGTACAACAGTCACATTTAAACGGTTATTAAAAcaattcatcaatctcatgtaGGAAATACTATTTGCTTACAGCTTACTTCTTCGGCGGATGGACGATCTTTTGGATCAAAGGCAATCAGACGTTGCAACAGGCGGAGAGCAGAAGGATCAGCTTTAGGGAATTTTTTAGAGAATGGGACTGGCTGTTTCTTCCTCATGTTGCCAATATATCTCCTCGCCTTATCATTTCTGATCTGTCAAGATGAAAGAGAacattattcatttataatgcAAATCAAGattacttatatatatgaaaatatatgtcTGATCAAATAGTTTTTCAACCAATGAAAATGAATATTACTTTCATAGTATAACTGACCTTGGATATTGCTTCTGGAGGTGGAGTGCCAAGAAAATCGGTCATAATATCCAGTTGGTGAACTACATTTTTCCCAGGAAACAACGGCTTCCCTAAAAGCATTTCAGCGAATATGCAACCGACGCTCCAAATATCAATCGCAGGGGTATACTGGATTTAGCAAAAGTAGAGTTAGCATGATATCTCTAATCAAGTCTTATCATGCATGCATGTAGATAGTGAACACGAAGAAGCCATTCTACCAAAAAGGACTCAAAAGGCATACATTATATTCTAAGATAAGAGGCAGAAAAGAAGAAATATGAAACCCATTAtcttagaagaagaagaagaagagtgctTGTTGATTAATTCAACAACACATTTCTTTTGTGTTCTTTTGGTAGGTGCAACAAGAAGTTTCACCAACTCCCCATAATCTCCTATAAATAACCacacaaggagaagaagaagatcatcccaaaaacaagaaagaaaacagagagaacgaaagaagagaagaagaagaaaaaaaaaaaaaaaaaaaaacaattttttttttcacaaaaaaactTCTTTAAGAAATTACGAGTAATTTCTGAGTGTATTTGGGATCGGAGTGTGAGTTGTGAGCTTGTAAAATTTCCTtggttgataataaaagatctgtagcaggtccggagacgtaggcaacattggccgaactccgttaacaattttgtgtgtgtgctctttttttttttcccgctCCCACAAATTCTGGTTTACCGCAAAATTTGACCGCGTATTTCCTaacaactggtatcagagcctgaGTTACGGTGATCGGTCAAATTTTTTGCGGGGTTACTATTCACGTGAACAGTACTTCGTGAATAGTGAATTTTGTCGGTAACATCGGT
This Brassica napus cultivar Da-Ae chromosome C6, Da-Ae, whole genome shotgun sequence DNA region includes the following protein-coding sequences:
- the LOC106406119 gene encoding alpha-dioxygenase 2-like produces the protein MGFSPSSSWFLHPELHHVVSKMSLFDTFLFYIVHLVDKLGLWHRFPVLLGVAYLGIRRHLHQRYNLVHVGGINGQGYDTDEFSYRTADGKCNHPSDDSVGSQGTFIGRNMPLCTSQYGILDPHPSVVATKLLARKRFIDNGDQFNVIACSWIQFMIHDWVDHLEDTHQIELEAPEEVAGGCPLKSFKFLRTKKVLSGDHHKTGAVNTRTPWWDGSVVYGNDEAGMRRVRVFKDGKLKLSGDGLLERDERGVPISGDIRNSWSGFSLLQALFVKEHNSVCEMLKERYPDFDDEKLYRTARLVTAAVIAKVHTIDWTIELLKTDTLTAGMRINWYGFLGKKVKDTIGARFGPILSGLVGMKKPRDHGVPYSLTEEFVSVYRMHCLLPDTLSLRHIRSESVDKANPAIEREVPMTELIGKEGGTKDSRIGFEQLLVSMGHQSCGALTLWNYPNWMRNLVAQDINGDDRTNLIDMAALEIYRDRERGVPRYNEFRKNLLMSPINKWEDLTDSEEAIKVLKEVYEGDIDKLDLNVGLHAEKKIKGFAISETAFFIFLLVASRRLEADRFFTTNFNEKTYTKEGLEWVNTTESLKDVIDRHFPSLTNKWMRCTSAFSVWSSDPDPTNWLPLYLRSAP
- the LOC106406120 gene encoding mitogen-activated protein kinase 15: MGGGGSNLVDGLLRWLFFQRRPSSSSNTHDQIHNPDNLVDNDGDSKNPNGIEDLDPSKLKLIKVPKRDHSPMDAQKKAIPNADFFTEYGEANRYQIQQVVGKGSYGVVGSAIDTHTGERVAIKKINDVFDHISDATRILREIKLLRLLLHPDVVQIKHIMLPPSRREFRDVYVVFELMESDLHQVIKANDDLTPEHHRFFLYQLLRGLKYVHAANVFHRDLKPKNILANADCKLKICDFGLARVSFDDAPSAIFWTDYVATRWYRAPELCGSFFSKYTPAIDIWSVGCIFAEMLLGKPLFPGKNVVHQLDIMTDFLGTPPPEAISKIRNDKARRYIGNMRKKQPVPFSKKFPKADPSALRLLQRLIAFDPKDRPSAEEALADPYFNGVSSSEREPSTQPISKLEFEFERKKLTKDDVRELIYREILEYHPQMQEEYLRGGNDLSFMYPSGVDRFRRQFAHLEENQGQGGRSTALQRQHASLPRERVPAPKNETDEERSNVIERRISAVVASTLDSPKASQQPEGTDNGGGYSARNLMKSASISGSKCIGVQSKTNIEDAIAEEQDEIVEKVASLHNT